A region from the Lolium perenne isolate Kyuss_39 chromosome 4, Kyuss_2.0, whole genome shotgun sequence genome encodes:
- the LOC139830896 gene encoding uncharacterized protein, translated as MAEPKMTGMLTTTSARKRRTCSEPNAVLMKQSSLEDSRQKRICSDPVQHYDNAVVMKQSSLEVRPTKTSDISSDASSHSRQPRPLLSSNSKYLKAVLYKRHGIAALRSVADMLTKSTQDSIKAIAKCQRVIDDANRSPQ; from the exons atggctgaacctaaaatgacaggcatgttgaccacgactagtgcacgcaagagaaggacctgcagcgagcca aatgcagttttaatgaagcagtcatcattagaagatagtcgccaaaaaaggatctgtagcgaccctgtgcaacattatgat aatgcagttgtgatgaagcaatcttcattagaagtgaggcccacaaaaacttctgatatttcttctgatgcatcttctcatagccgtcaaccgagaccattgctttcatcaaacagtaaatatctcaaggctgtactttataaaagacatggtattgctgctttaagatctgtagctgatatgttgacaaagagtacacaagattcaatcaaggcgattgccaaatgtcaacgtgttattgatgatgctaatagaagtcctcaatga